AAGGCcaacatcttcaccatGTATGTTGTCGCGTAGGCCTGCAATAGTTTGACCATGATGTATTGAACCCTGAGCGTCTTCTTCCACTGGCAGGTCATGGCTTCGAGCATTCATGTTGTTTACTATATCAGCTGCTAGCTTATCTTGATTTTCGTCGAATTGTGAAGCCATATGTTTGTAATCCTTGAAATCTCTCCAAGTTTGTACTGCATTGTCTGGTTGACAATGGAAGACTAAGCGGAACAATAGGGAATTTCTCATAGCTACTGAGAACCACAAATCTTCGGAAAATGCAGTTGACATAGGATCTTCAAACGAGTATGGGTCAATAAAATTGAGATTTAACAGGTTGCTCACAGAGTACTGGTCATCTCCAAAACGAGGGGCAAGTTGGGCAAGAAGTTCATCAATGGAACTCTCATCGAGTTCTTCTTGTCCCACAATCTCAGATTGCATTCGTTTTTGCTGTTGACCCCCAAATCTTTGACGGCTCAAATCCTCTTGTTCACGTTTTTGTTTTCTGTGGGATAGGTGTTGTAGATAACAGATTCTCTTTAGCATATCCCATTTGTTTTCTAGAGGAATATCTGGAGCTTGtaaatattcttcaatCTCAGTTCTATCTGGTAAAAAGCTTAGATGAGCTCTCTTTGCACCATCGATAATCTTCGTGGATAAAGCATCTACAGCCCAAACCCTTAGCTGGTCAGTGACAGATTCTTTGAACTTCTTGGTTACTTTACGCCATTCATCTGGTCCTAATCCATTCACATCGTCCATATGGTTAGGGTCATTAGTAATTCTTGGATCCGAACTGATCGGTTTCTTGCCTCGAATACCTACATTGTCTTCACCAGCCCTATAGTTGAAAGAATGGTAGTTGGTATTCCTACAATCATTGATTTCGTCATCCGTTGGTGGCATGCCCGGGTCATTCTTGGGGAAGGTTGTTTTTTCACCCTTGTTCCCCATAGTCTCAATGGGTGGGTTGAATAACAGATCCACTTTGCTATCATTGGACTTTTTTTCATCAGGTGTCAATATACCTTTGCCTTCAGACTCAAAAATTCCAGGATAACCATTGTACATATGTTCCCATGCTCTACTGCAATCGATTTCAAATACTTCACGATAGGCAAGTTCGATCATTGCTGAAGTCTGCTTCTCATCGTTACTGGCTCCGGGACTCAAGATGTGTAACGAgttgtaattctttttaGCCAGATCTTTTAATCTACCGAATTTCCGCTCAACAACTTCTACAGAATCCACGTCACATCCCAAGTGCTCCCTCATTAACCTCTGTCTTAATTCCCAGGGGAATCTGCCCGCATAGTATTCTTTATCTTCCATCTTAGTCTTGACCAAATCAGTATCTCTAATGATGGCGGCAACTTCACTGTCTCTGTTACCTAATTGTGATCTCTCGTTGATATTTGCACTACCAACAATACATGCACGATCATCGACTATCAAAACTTTCCCGTGCACGTAAAGTTCTTCGGTGACCAATTTGTCATGAGGTCCTAATGTGGACCATTTTCTCAAAGAATAGAATTGAACATATTGCAAGGGGTCAATGTTTAATTTTCTTAATCTTGCGAAGATGGAAGTCTCACCACGAGAAATGGATTGATATTGACATTGCATGATGACACGCAAACTTGAGGCTTCTGGTTGATCGATAGGGGAATCAAAACCTGGCATCACGGGAATTAAAATGAATGCCTTCCATGCCTTACCTTCACTGTTAGCTCTAATGACACGATCAACAATAGCGTCACCTACTTTGTTTTCAATGACAACACCATCCCATTGTGAAGTAGTAACGAAGAATTGGTTTTCGATGTAAATGTAATGTTCACTGGtttcaatcaatttcaaatatgcATTTTGAATAGAGTGTTCAGTTTCCTTTAGACCTAACGACCAATAGCCTGCACTTCTAATTACCTGAACTTCGCAAGTAGCTCTTGGTTTCAACATCtggaaaaatggtgaacctttcaattgttcttcagtGAAATCACTGACAGGAGTCAAAAGAGGAGTGGGTCTACTAGGACGCTTTTGTCTTAACAAGTAGTTCCATCTTTGAACAAAGTGCCTTGCCATATCACGAGCTGCCTCACCAATCGTCATCGTATGAACATCATGCCAGGGCATACGGGCCACAAGAGATCTGTCGTACATGGATTCAAAAGGTTTATCCAAATCGTAGAAATCGCAAATACGTGCATTGGAATAGTCCTTACCTGGGAAAATTTGGTCTGGTATTCTATCATGGTCATCACGCAAAACGTGTTCAGGGGTATCATAACGACCGTAGCATAAATCTATACCACCCATGAATGCAACTGTATTGTCAATCACCGTCATCTTTTCATGGTGAGCCCAGAAGTAAGTGTTTTGTAACCATTGGTTTGGAGATCTGATCAAATGAATGTTTGGATGTAGGGCCAGCATGGAATGTTTAGTCCACAAACTATCTGTCCCCACAGTATTTCCCACATTTCTGTaaacgatgatgaagattttaacACCACTCTCAGCACGTTCTTTGAGGATTCTGTCGATTCTGTACTGTTGGTTTCCATTGACGGGCCTGCGCATGTACAATTCTGGAGATAACCACCAATCGTGAATGTAAATGACGTCTTCCGCCATGGATAGGGCTTCACTTAATGCCCAGAAGTAATCACGACCATCGATTAAATATTTCATAAAGACATTTTTTCTTACGGGAGCAAAACTGTCGAAACGATGTTTCTTTGACCATGGGGTTAATTTTGTCATTAATTTGATCGAGGAGGTCCATTGTCTCAGTGAGGCCTCTGATTTGCAGATCATTTGCAATTTACGTTCACTGTTTTCTAGAGTAATTAGCAAGTTAGTGGAAATCTTTTTTGGGCTTCCTTGATTCCATTCGTCTTCGACACCATTGTCTTCCAAAACGTTTCGATTACTTCCTGTAGTTCTCATTTGGAACTTATGATCGATTAAGAAAACATCTAATGGTGTGGTGGAGTAGAGATCTGACACATACATAATGTACGAGTGTCTTACCAAAAACCACTTAGTGGTATGTCTTTCAATCATCTCTTTGAAATCGTTGAATCTAAAATGAGAAACTCGCCAGCCTTGAGTTCTAGCGGTAGATCTAATAATTAAATAACCTTGCTTTCCTTGAGGGCCGTCTTCATAACTCAAAAGATTCCCTACGGGAGACAACTCGTAAAATTGGAATAATCTGTTAGATTGAGGCCTGAGACACAAAGCAATGTTCAATAAGCGCAGatatctttcaattcttaGATACATCGGTTTTGATTCATCctctttttcatcaattagATCTTGCAAATGTTTGACTTTGATTTGATCCATACTGAAATCCATGGAAGACCTGATGGTGTTGGTCCTTGAAATATCGTTCGCAACACCCGAAGAAGCAGCTGAATTTCCATGTTCCTGTTCCATCCCATAATTACGACGGACTTCTGGGCCATGGCCTTTACCACTTTGCTTTGCTCTTCTAATATTATGCAGCTTTTCGCTTAAATCATCAATGTGAGGAAAGTGTGGAATGTGAATCTTGTGGTATCGGTTGTGGTCAGTATAAAGTTTCTTAACGGTATTCTGTTGGAACGATACGAGTTTTAAGCGGGCATGTAAATTGCTTAGCTCTTTGTAACTTCTTATAATACTCCATTTAAGTCTGTTTTTGCCAATGCCATACTCTAAGTGAATCTTGAAAAACCTTTTAGAATATTCTGCCCACGGTCTCTCCTCGTTATCACTCGAGCTACTGGAGCTCCTAGAGTTACTCTTCACACGGCCCTGTCTCAATGCTAATGGGTCAGCGCCTTCCCCCCAAGTTGAGCCCATTCGAGCACGAACATCGTTAAGATCACTCGTGCTAGAAATGTTTAAGGGTTCTACTTTGACACCCAGCATTGCTAAAACTAAAGGTGCTCTCCTTTGACCATGCTCATCTCTCAGAAATTGAGTACTTGCAAATAGAGCACCTGGACAACCTGCCAAGAGTGAATCCAGTAGATCTGATGCCAATCTTTGTGTATACAGATCCCTGTCCTCCATATCAAAATTATTCTCCGGAGGAGCCTCTGGTATAAATCTTTGGTCGGCAGCTGAATGCTTCTTGAAACGTTGAGCGGGTTTCTTGGATAAGGAAGAGACTCTTTTTAAAGCATGTTTAAACTCTTTTCTccattgatcaaattgAGGGTCTTGAGAATTTTCTGATAACTTAGAAAACCTTTTACGACCAGTTGACTTGCCAGTATCTTTTGTAGAATTGGAAGCTACCCTATTAATTGGTTCTTGTTCTTCGGAATATTGATTGGCACCATGTTGCATCGAATGCGGTATTTCCACAGATGTCAAGTTTTTGTACTCTGCTTCAGCATCATCTCCAGCACCTGATGGAGCATCTGCCCATTCAGGACCATCTACATCACCATCGGCACTACTATAGTGTTGAGGATTACCCAGTGCCTCAGCGTCGGATATACCTGGTATAACAGTTCCCGTTCGTGACCCAGGTTTTGTCATTTCTTGAAACAGggtgatcaattgattatACTCGCTAAAGGTCCAACCGTCTAGTGTCTTAGTGGTCAGTTCTATATATATCTACTGCCTTTGGTATCAGTGTATGTTCGAACAGATTCCGGTTATTCCTCTTAGCGGCCCTGGTTTTGCTGGTAAAGTGAAGTCACGTGAACAGACGATGATGTTAATACGCGACAGAGATTTCTAGTAGTGCTATTATTAGGgtatatatgtatgtatTGAAGTAAGCATAATTTTAGATAGTGAGACGGGACCATGTTGGAAACTATAAATCTTACCAATGGTGTTTCCATTTGTGTAGATTTCTCTTCGAAAGGTACTGAACGCTCATCTATGCCCTCAATGGAATCTGCCCTCCAAGTTTGATTATAGGCTTTAAGACAGCAATTAGAGGCTTTGCATATCTCGAGTGAGTAGTATAAGACGTTTTAATCGAGTTTGTATATAAGTGTCAGCGTATCCCAATCGGGAACTGGGCGACAGTGTGACGCGATGACATGAGAAAAAGGCTGTCCTCAATGTACtgcaagaaaaaaatactaataataaaaaatagTCATTATCTATTAGGTACAATTACAAGCTTACGTTACTCGTATGTTATATATCAATTAAATTAGTGTGGTTATAAATGTCgaactgttgttgttgttgaggAGCCATCTGAGGCCATTGTTGCGCCTGCTGCTGCGGATACTGCTGCTGTGGATACTGCTGTTGAGGATACTGCTGTTGAGGATACTGCTGTTGAAGTACctgctgctgttgtggctgctgctgctgctgctgtggTTGCTGCTGGAAAGGATTGTAACCGGTCGCATGCTGGCTAACAAAACCctgttgtggttgctgCGCATTAGGTAAAGACGGAGCTGCAGCAAAAGAACCAGTAGGCATAGAATGTTGCAGCTGAGATGCctgctgttgttggttCATCTGAGGCACTTCAGGCACTTGTGGTAAATGGCCTCCGAACGGAGAACCCCCAAATGGATTGAATGAACCCGTATGCTGTAGTGTATGTTGAGCTTGTAGCTGCTGTGCTTGTTGTGCTTGCTGCGCCTGTAATTGTTGTGCTTGCTGCGCTTGTTGTGCTTGCTGCGCTTGTTGTGCTTGTTGGGCTTGTTGGGCCTGTAATTGTGCCGTATGCTGCGCTTGTAATTGAGCCGTGTGCTGCGCTTGTAACTGAGCCGTGTGCTGCGCTTGTAACTGAGCTTGTTGCAATTGTGCAGTatgctgttgttgtaactgttcttgttgctgctgctgttgctgttgctggTGAGAAAATGGATTAGCTCTAGCAGGAGATACATCCTGAGCAAAGCCAAATGGATTTGTGCCCAGTTGTTGTTGAGGACTTGAGTAGCCTCCGAAGCCTGCACCAGTGAAAGTAGATGCTATTTGAGGGTGAGTCGCATAGTATCCAGTTTGTTGTGAGGAAAGATCTGGTGTCGTAGTGGAAGCTGGCAACGTCGCTGttggttgttgttgcaaaTAGGCAAATTGGCTTTGCTGAGGCGGCTGGGTTTGTGAGTGGGTTGGCGCCTGTTGTAAAAATGGATTTCCAGTCGCCTGTGGTATTTGAGGAGATGCCGCCTCGAAAGAAAATGAGTCCGTTGTAGAACCAAATGGATTATAGGATTGTTGAGGTATCGATGGAGACACGAGCACTTGCTGGTTCTTAAGTTGATGCTCTAGCAATTTTTTCTGCTCTCTAATTTGCTCCAGTTTCTTTTGGGCGATGCTTAAATCACCATTTGAATTAGCTGCGCTGTTATTAACATTTGGAGAAGCTGCACCAATACCCGTACCTACAACTGAGGTTGCGCCTGCGGTGTTGGCACCGGTATATGCAGGATGTAGGTTGCCATCTTCCACTAAATGTTCCTCCAGAGACCTTATCAATTTCGTGGTAATATGCTTGATAACTGGGATCCTCAAACCGACAGTTTTGCCCGCCTTTAGATATTTAACCACATACTCCGTTAAATCGACAAAAGTACGGTACAAATCTAGCGTTCTTTCGGCATCTGGGCGTGATAATTCGAAAAATGACTCCAATAACGTAATGATACCTTCGTTTAACGAGTTGTACAATGCCAACAAATCCTGAACTAACAGTTTGAACGCAAATAAAAGCATATCATTTTGCAAGTCCATCTGCGAATAACGGTTCCTAATTAATGCTCCAATTTGTATCTCTAATGAATCTACATTATCTAGTGCCACTCCTACATCCCTACCATTACCAGGTTTTAGAGATGAATGAGACTCCCTGACAAAATCAACGCCAATCTGGGCGTATTCTTGACAACGCACTTTCAAATAGTGATTATAACGTTCTAATGCTCTAATGTCCGCACTCGACCACTTGGCacatttggaaatttcattcaagTCGAAAAATGAAGTGTGTCCACCGTAGTATTTAAGAGCCACATTCTTTTCGCCTTCTCTGATCATTAGATGTAACAACATTAACGATTTGTAAACAATAGTCCATGCGGTATCACTTATCCTTTCATCAAGAGCCTTAGCAATTTCAGAAAAATCATGAGGGTCCGTCGTACCAAGCAAAATCGGTTCTACGTACTTCTGCTTTGGCGGGGCCATCTTAATTTTAGTGGCCCCTTTGACCAGTTTGAAATAAGTAGTCATTGTATCCTGTTGGTGATCCGATAGAAGAAGCAGGGAAAAAGACAGTCAAAGAGAGAGAAAGAAAGTACGGGTATGTCTTAGCTGTAACGTTCACGGTTGATAATGCACAAATGTATTTATCTGCTTCACCTTTATCTGCAATCCTCTGGCATTCGATTGATTACAACGATTTTACACAAACAGTTTTGATCTTTACATACTGCCTTTTATTTTTCGAGATGACCAACTCCTATTTCCCCTATAGCTGGAGTAGAGGGAAAGgaaggaagagaaaaaaaaacagaTGTCCGCTCGTTTAAAACGATGCTCTATATACTGGGGCTGAACTCGTAATCCAACGTCTTGGAGGAAGAATGCAGTACAGATGTCAAATACCGGACTAGAAACGCTAAATATACCCGCCATGAGATGATGTATCATTATATACGTTGCAGACATGTCTACAGAGAGTGAGCTCCCCGTGTACTTCAGCTTCTCAATCGCACTAcacagcagcaacaaccCCAATGTGGTCGAAGTATcagaattgttcaaattctAACCACCTAGTGTAGCAACTGCAAATAACTCCCTGTGCGGAGCATCCCTACCGGTACCACCCTCATATGGCCGGAATAACTGATGAAAAATAACCATAGAAACAGCGCCACGCACAAAACTTCGGAACAAATCTAAATTTCACATCTATGACGTTCTTGGTACGCCTCCGGGTCAACTTCGTAATCTACGTACATCTTGAGAGGGGGACGTGCAGTACCATCAAACCTTCTCCggacttttttttttatgaCAGATCTAATTAGCGGATCATTGAAGAGGGGTATGGGTTCGTAGACTCAACAATTTGGACTAGTTCTTCGTATTACTTCCCCCCTTGTATGACTCACTGACAGTGGACAGGTCCGCCGCGGCTCTACCACTGACGCTCCGTCTAAAAAGTGTGACGCTCCGTCTAGAGATCCCGCCTAACTTCAGAGCGCTCCATTCACGTTCTTTGTTTTTCcgtttttctttttttctcttcgTCACGCCCAATTCTTTTTGCGGGGAGAGGCACCAAGACAAACGAATAGAGGGTCATGCCCTTCGTGAGTACCACGGTCGCTATATAAAACATGGCACATAAGAATAGAATGAGAATGAGGGACCTTAAAAtgaattcaattcattcaCAAGAAAAGGTCATTTCTCGAAGTTAGATTCGATTCATAGAtataattcatcaattatTGTTCACAATGTCAAGCGCCACATTTAATAACGTGTTTAGGAGGATTTGGAATTCACCTACAGGACCAAAAACCGTTCACTTTTGGGCACCAACTTTAAAATGGGGATTAGTGTTTGCAGGAGCCAGTGATATGAAGAGGCCGGTCGAAAGAGTGTCAGGAGCTCAGAATCtttcattattatccaCAGCTGTCATTTGGACTCGTTGGTCGTTTGTAATTAAACCCAAGAATATGCTTTTAGCGAGTGtaaatttcttccttggtATAACAGCAGGATGGCAGATAGGCAGAATTGTGAAATACAGACTCTCGTGTGGTGATTCGCCGGGTCAAGTGCTAAATTACGTGGTAAATGGTGAGGAAAAAGTTGTTAAGGAAAGTGATTTGAAAGCTGTGGCAGCTGCATGAGA
The genomic region above belongs to Zygosaccharomyces rouxii strain CBS732 chromosome F complete sequence and contains:
- the SPO14 gene encoding phospholipase D (similar to uniprot|P36126 Saccharomyces cerevisiae YKR031C SPO14 Phospholipase D catalyzes the hydrolysis of phosphatidylcholine producing choline and phosphatidic acid involved in Sec14p-independent secretion required for meiosis and spore formation differently regulated in secretion and meiosis), whose protein sequence is MTKPGSRTGTVIPGISDAEALGNPQHYSSADGDVDGPEWADAPSGAGDDAEAEYKNLTSVEIPHSMQHGANQYSEEQEPINRVASNSTKDTGKSTGRKRFSKLSENSQDPQFDQWRKEFKHALKRVSSLSKKPAQRFKKHSAADQRFIPEAPPENNFDMEDRDLYTQRLASDLLDSLLAGCPGALFASTQFLRDEHGQRRAPLVLAMLGVKVEPLNISSTSDLNDVRARMGSTWGEGADPLALRQGRVKSNSRSSSSSSDNEERPWAEYSKRFFKIHLEYGIGKNRLKWSIIRSYKELSNLHARLKLVSFQQNTVKKLYTDHNRYHKIHIPHFPHIDDLSEKLHNIRRAKQSGKGHGPEVRRNYGMEQEHGNSAASSGVANDISRTNTIRSSMDFSMDQIKVKHLQDLIDEKEDESKPMYLRIERYLRLLNIALCLRPQSNRLFQFYELSPVGNLLSYEDGPQGKQGYLIIRSTARTQGWRVSHFRFNDFKEMIERHTTKWFLVRHSYIMYVSDLYSTTPLDVFLIDHKFQMRTTGSNRNVLEDNGVEDEWNQGSPKKISTNLLITLENSERKLQMICKSEASLRQWTSSIKLMTKLTPWSKKHRFDSFAPVRKNVFMKYLIDGRDYFWALSEALSMAEDVIYIHDWWLSPELYMRRPVNGNQQYRIDRILKERAESGVKIFIIVYRNVGNTVGTDSLWTKHSMLALHPNIHLIRSPNQWLQNTYFWAHHEKMTVIDNTVAFMGGIDLCYGRYDTPEHVLRDDHDRIPDQIFPGKDYSNARICDFYDLDKPFESMYDRSLVARMPWHDVHTMTIGEAARDMARHFVQRWNYLLRQKRPSRPTPLLTPVSDFTEEQLKGSPFFQMLKPRATCEVQVIRSAGYWSLGLKETEHSIQNAYLKLIETSEHYIYIENQFFVTTSQWDGVVIENKVGDAIVDRVIRANSEGKAWKAFILIPVMPGFDSPIDQPEASSLRVIMQCQYQSISRGETSIFARLRKLNIDPLQYVQFYSLRKWSTLGPHDKLVTEELYVHGKVLIVDDRACIVGSANINERSQLGNRDSEVAAIIRDTDLVKTKMEDKEYYAGRFPWELRQRLMREHLGCDVDSVEVVERKFGRLKDLAKKNYNSLHILSPGASNDEKQTSAMIELAYREVFEIDCSRAWEHMYNGYPGIFESEGKGILTPDEKKSNDSKVDLLFNPPIETMGNKGEKTTFPKNDPGMPPTDDEINDCRNTNYHSFNYRAGEDNVGIRGKKPISSDPRITNDPNHMDDVNGLGPDEWRKVTKKFKESVTDQLRVWAVDALSTKIIDGAKRAHLSFLPDRTEIEEYLQAPDIPLENKWDMLKRICYLQHLSHRKQKREQEDLSRQRFGGQQQKRMQSEIVGQEELDESSIDELLAQLAPRFGDDQYSVSNLLNLNFIDPYSFEDPMSTAFSEDLWFSVAMRNSLLFRLVFHCQPDNAVQTWRDFKDYKHMASQFDENQDKLAADIVNNMNARSHDLPVEEDAQGSIHHGQTIAGLRDNIHGEDVGLQMTRRAISDTQRGNASKAIATKMRFASSLLYGYDQRVFDKQTARRMLDRIHGHLIIFPTEWLAREVESKNWFYSADRLPPIEIYD
- the YAP1802 gene encoding Yap1802p (weakly similar to uniprot|P53309 Saccharomyces cerevisiae YGR241C YAP1802 Yeast Assembly Polypeptide, member of AP180 protein family, binds Pan1p and clathrin; member of clathrin assembly polypeptide AP180 family and weakly similar to uniprot|P38856 Saccharomyces cerevisiae YHR161C YAP1801 Yeast Assembly Polypeptide member of AP180 protein family binds Pan1p and clathrin clathrin assembly protein), giving the protein MTTYFKLVKGATKIKMAPPKQKYVEPILLGTTDPHDFSEIAKALDERISDTAWTIVYKSLMLLHLMIREGEKNVALKYYGGHTSFFDLNEISKCAKWSSADIRALERYNHYLKVRCQEYAQIGVDFVRESHSSLKPGNGRDVGVALDNVDSLEIQIGALIRNRYSQMDLQNDMLLFAFKLLVQDLLALYNSLNEGIITLLESFFELSRPDAERTLDLYRTFVDLTEYVVKYLKAGKTVGLRIPVIKHITTKLIRSLEEHLVEDGNLHPAYTGANTAGATSVVGTGIGAASPNVNNSAANSNGDLSIAQKKLEQIREQKKLLEHQLKNQQVLVSPSIPQQSYNPFGSTTDSFSFEAASPQIPQATGNPFLQQAPTHSQTQPPQQSQFAYLQQQPTATLPASTTTPDLSSQQTGYYATHPQIASTFTGAGFGGYSSPQQQLGTNPFGFAQDVSPARANPFSHQQQQQQQQQEQLQQQHTAQLQQAQLQAQHTAQLQAQHTAQLQAQHTAQLQAQQAQQAQQAQQAQQAQQAQQLQAQQAQQAQQLQAQHTLQHTGSFNPFGGSPFGGHLPQVPEVPQMNQQQQASQLQHSMPTGSFAAAPSLPNAQQPQQGFVSQHATGYNPFQQQPQQQQQQPQQQQVLQQQYPQQQYPQQQYPQQQYPQQQAQQWPQMAPQQQQQFDIYNHTNLIDI
- a CDS encoding mitochondrial pyruvate carrier family protein (similar to uniprot|P53311 Saccharomyces cerevisiae YGR243W FMP43), with the translated sequence MSSATFNNVFRRIWNSPTGPKTVHFWAPTLKWGLVFAGASDMKRPVERVSGAQNLSLLSTAVIWTRWSFVIKPKNMLLASVNFFLGITAGWQIGRIVKYRLSCGDSPGQVLNYVVNGEEKVVKESDLKAVAAA